In Rosa rugosa chromosome 4, drRosRugo1.1, whole genome shotgun sequence, the genomic stretch TGTTGGTTGGCGATGGTGTCCATGATTCCAAAATCGCCCGTAGCAAGTGGAGATTGATATTTAGAAATTTTTCCAACAGGTTTAGAttggaagaagagattgatgGAAAATGAGGGATTAAGATTAGGGTTCTTCGTtttggggttagggtttcgGGATAGAATTGGGGATTTTCCGGTTTgggatttttgggttttcaatGTAGGGATTAGTAATGAGAAGGCTGTTTAGGGAGAGAATGAGAATTTGTTTTCATCGATTTGGGGTCGTCGATCTTCTCAATTTatgggttcaagaacatttcTGGACTGGGTTCTGTGATAGAATGAAAGTGAGGAGAAAGTGTCAGTCACATAGTATGCATcgaatggagaagaagaaaaaagaatttgTATTCTGAAGAAAAAGACCAAAAGTAATAAGGAAGAAGACTAacgaaaaaaaggaagaaagtaTAATTGAATTAAGGATCGGGACTAGCCCGTTTATGACTTATACgaagaggatcctctcctgagctcCCTATCTAGCTGAGTTTCCTAAGCTTTCTACTACAAAGTGACACGTGTAAATAATTACATCTAACGGCTCATATTGACTCTCACACTATCTTTACTGTTTTTTCAATCCATGTGGCTAAAAAATTAaacgctctctctctcatcttctctAGAACTCCTTCCAGCTGCTTGATTCTCCTCACAAACTTTGACCTCTACATTGCTCTGTACTGCCACAAGAAAAATTCGCTGCCAAATCGGAACTCACTTCAGAGAGGCTTTAAGAAGAAATTAGGTCTTTTGTCCTCCATCACAACAgatgttcttttttcttttttggcagatctctctctctctctcctcctctaaAGGAATAAACTTTCTTATGCTTCAATTTCATCATCTTCTATTTTTCGAGATGGGTAGGATATGAATTTACAACCCCTTTTGGCtattaaacaacaattaaacaTCAAATCAGAAGAACAAAGAATGAAAGCTTTCTGGGCATCAATGAGTTCTGGGCAATTCGATCTTCAAAGtgtggatatttttttttttatagtaacTGTGGATGATTTGACGAATTGAATTAATTTGGGATCAAGGTTTTGAAAGATCAGACATCTTTCTTCCTCAATTACACCATTTGGGGAAGGAAagcaaaatctgaaattttgttCAGTTGAATTTGAATGCATTGGAGGGTGTAGCGAGAGATAAGTATGTCGAAGAAGAGTCCTTTGTGCACGGAAGTTTCAAGAAATTGgagattgagggtaacaaatAACAGAGTAATGGTCTTGGTGGCGTGGAAACTAAAGGAACCGGATCTGGAAAAATAagaagattgagagagagagcaggCGGAAGAAGAAGATAACATTGCTTTTGGTGTTATTTTAGCCATTAAATGTGTTTTTAAACACGTGGAAGTTTATGATGAAAAGCTTAGGAAGCTCTGCTAGATAAAGAGCTTAGGAGAGGATCATCTCCCATTATTTTGAACCCGGACTGGctcgtttttgaaaattttaaatgccGAAACTGTAATATCGGACCGTTCACCCCTTTGGGTGACTGTCATGTTGATCCGCTTTGTGGATCTGGTTTCGTTTTCTCTTGCTACAGTTTCATGGTCTCTTTAGTGGTGGAAGAGCCTCTCCGATTTGGAGACGATTTGAGATTGGATGCTCCTTATTGTGTATCTGGAATCAGGATATTCAAGTGTTCGTAATCGAGATCGCAATCGGCACCTCTCAAGCCTTGCGACTCTGGTCTGATGGTGTTTCTGAAAAATTGTGCTCCTGTTGTGCATTATCATGCCATTGCTGTGGTGGCGTCTTGTTTGTTAGCACGGTTGTGGCTTAGGTGGTTCAGGCTCTCCTGGTTTGAGCCTTTGTCTATGTTTTATGTTGTTCATATTCCATGTTGTTGTCTGGGTTTGGCTCTTGGCCATTCTTTCTCTGTGTTTAGATCGAGGTATGTTTGTACCTAGTTACTGGTTCTGTTGTactttgtctttgaattgatGCAAGTTCTAGGTTTGTTTGCCGGGACGAGGAAAATGTATTCATATGCGTCACCGAGTGTGGGGAGTTcactccttcttcttcttccttttttttttttttttttttttttttttttttttttaaacccatTAGAAACTTGATTTGTGTACTCACCTTCATCCTAATGGGAGTCTAGGTGGTTTACAGTTAGGCGTCTTTGTTTATGTTAAAACGCATATTTTTATACGATAGTGAAATTCCTTATCTAGATCTAGCTACCTCAGCTCCTAAAAAATATCTCAACTAACCCTTGGTATTCATCTCCAATTCGTTGGCTATATATATCTCTGCAATGCATTCCTCCCGTTCGGACCATAAACTATGAGTTGTTGGTCTACTTTGGTTTTttgtatatttatttatttatttattattgttttGAAGACACTACAATCTAAGTTAGTTTGATAATATCTACTGTAAACCTTTCAAACCACGACTTTGGGGATTGCTTCAAGTCAATATAGAGATCCTCAATTACAAACCTTACATCCATGTATTAAGTTTTAAGGATGACATTGCTACATAGAAGTATATCAAAATGTTATACgtgtattgaaaaaaaaaaaaaaatctttcctgttttatttattctatgGACCATAACACTTGTTTGACGTGCATGTCGGAAGTTATTTATGTCATTTTTGTCATCTTCTTGTTTGGTCAAATTgtatattcttcttcttacaAAACCTACAGGTCAATGGCCAAAATAAATATTATAGATTTAACTCTAATGTAGCTTAAGTCATTTCAATAATGTAACCTCCCAATATAAATGCAGGAGGTGGGGGATATTGTACCTGAGGACATGCATGAAGTTCCAAATTCAGATGGTATGAAACCACATGAACTATTTACTAAGAATCACGAGAAACTAAAAGAGGAGGCAGAAGTATCAATGAAAGGGACAGCAACTTCTTGTACAGTTGTAGGTGCTCTCATTGTTACCATTATGTTCGCTGCAGCATTTACAGTTCCTGGTGGAAACAATGGTAGTACAGGTTACCCAATGTTTCTAGCTGAGAAGTTGTTTCTTGTGTTCATAATTTCAGATACTCTATCACTCGTTTCTTCCACAACTTCAGTCATATTATTTTTAGGAATTCTCACATCACGTTATGCAGAAGAtgattttctcaagaatttGCCAACAAAGATGATGATAGGCCTTTTCACCCTTTTTCTCTCTATTGCCACCATGATGATTGCCTTTTCTTCTGCCCTCATCATTATGCTTAATGAAGAATACTCATGGGCCATTGTTCCTTGCATTTTTGTTGCGAGTATTCCAGTTGCCTCATTTATATGGTTGCAATTTCCCCTCCTTATTGAGATATTCTGGTCAACTTATGGACCAGGAATATTTGACAAGAAAGCCAAACCATGGATTAAACTCTGATGCTCATCTTTGGTTTTGCTTAAGTGAAGAAGGTGCGGCACATCCTTATGAGTATGACTTATGTAAACAAAATAACTTTGCTCGATCATTTGATAGTAGAAAGATAAGAGGCTTCAAATGTAGTATATGATTGTGGATCCTATGTAAATTCTTTTGAATTTCTGATTATTTCAGTTTACATTTCAAATCAAATTTCATTGGTAAATAAAATGACTAAAAGAGACATCTATATTAGAAGATAGAATTATGCCGTCTCTTCTCTATATCTTTGTGTTTGTTCTTCCCAACATTAACTTTGCAACACATGAACATCTTGTCATAATCCATATGCTATATTTGTATATGCCTAAAAAAAGAGcagctggtcatggtgctcaatAGAAGATTGTTTATGGGAGGattagaggtgcaactgatgatcaaaatacacaatctgattttttttttttttttgaaaggaggcTGGTGCAGCTACTTTctgtacatacatatacattgacaagcataattagctataatgggctacgctcattgtaccgtcagaggtactaattcccacCAAAGGAATAGCCTACGGATACACTGCCAGGCGAGCtagagcctcggatcacccccagatcaccgccgacgcgccgtgtCAAGATAgtatcagaagctcctgaagctaagaactgaagcacatcagtcctacatcgaaaacaaggagaagatcagtcttctcctcacctataaaaggttctctcctctctcctcattaaatacgcatttactacttatttattgttatgctgcctatatgcattgactgacttaggcatcggagaagtgaagacccgcccaacgcggtctccctctgacgccctatctttcatttgacagctagcgaagatcaccaagtctaccgagtagcggtccgcccccCGGACCCGCGTTAAGTGAAgattcggctaccgccggactttgagcattaacacttTCAAGCTTTGGTTAATAAAATTGCAGAATATATGGGGGGGATGTAGAACCTGAACCCCAgaataataacaagagtctccACAAAGTCTATCTAATCtaacatagcggtgacataccataaagataactctataatgaagaagcatcattacaaataacacATATTttccatctgatgtttcttcagtTGCGTTAaattttgactctatcagtttaggcacagagtGCAATGGGACCTCAAATGAATCTTAatatctcatgaaggcaacaatcaatttggctacaacgcttatggatataatcaatatggagaagtagaTGATCAGTCATCCATTATCCCCTTACAGGAGAAACAGTCGGCAGCTCCGAAGAGATCTAAAACTATCATGTTTATCACTGCAATTCGTACTATGGGTCATacgtcttggtctgattattctACTTtcatagaccagcgagcgacttttcaACCACCTAAAGTCTTTAGACTTTTTAACCTTAATTGTTGTGTGGCAACAGTGGCATCATTCTCTGGTTAAAAGATCATGCATAATATGAAGGGAAACTACGAAAGGAAGACAGCATATGTCTCGGTCATTTATATCTTTGGGATCTTTTGCATCAAGAAAAAGTACACAGCAATGTGACATGTGGGATGCAAGTAAATACCAAAAAGATGATTCATCTAGCATTACTCATTATATAGTGTTTTGAATTTCTATCACATACACGCATGCACCATCCTGTACACAAACATATTTATTGTTAATTTTCATAACTTTTCAGCTAGTTATGAAGTTTGAGCCAAACTCTCCTATGAATTTACTCCAAGAATAAATGATTGACTAGCTAGAGTTGAAACTGCTCTAATAAGCATCTGATACTCTTCACAATTTGAGTTTGCTGAGATCAACTTTTTTGACTGAATAGGTATACGCCTCATAATTGATATGTTGGCCCAAACCACTCAACTTTGTGAGCGTAGTTATCAGATCAACCTGAAAGAGAATCAATTTACACCCAACAATGAAAACTGAGATGCTAACAAGAGAATGCAGATATCTAGTCCTAATTCCTAGTACATTTTCAGAAGTTACAAGAATTTTAGATTTGGACAAAGAGATTTATTTAACATGCTGTCAATTGATATGATGCAATACATATACAGTCGATTTAGATAGTCTAACATGTTATCTTGCAGACTTGGTTATTATTGAATAGCTAAATCCTTTGTGTTGCATGAATGTCTTATGTATAAGTAAGCAAAGTTGATTTTACAACAATACTGTGTCACTTCATTTTACTTGGCCGTGGGAGAAAAAATTACTATGGAACTGACCTCATAATCTGTTTCTGACACTGTTTCCCTGCTGCGCTGATACTTCTGTGGCAAAACTTCTGGATCAGTGGCTAATAAAGTTTCTGTGGCTATGTGATCAGGACCCAAAAATCCAGACATAACAGCTAGCAGCGATAACAACAATGTCTGAATCAGTGATCAATAAACGGGAATTTTTCAACTAACAATTAGAATAATTATGGCATTGATTTATGGAGTATCCAGAAATAAAACTTAGGTTAAGCATAGCTTCTTTGCACCATTATATCAATTCATACAATAGCTATCATTTTTTCTTCatctaaaatttcaaaaaattcaCAATGG encodes the following:
- the LOC133707526 gene encoding ankyrin repeat-containing protein NPR4-like — translated: MQEVGDIVPEDMHEVPNSDGMKPHELFTKNHEKLKEEAEVSMKGTATSCTVVGALIVTIMFAAAFTVPGGNNGSTGYPMFLAEKLFLVFIISDTLSLVSSTTSVILFLGILTSRYAEDDFLKNLPTKMMIGLFTLFLSIATMMIAFSSALIIMLNEEYSWAIVPCIFVASIPVASFIWLQFPLLIEIFWSTYGPGIFDKKAKPWIKL